In Desulfonema ishimotonii, the sequence CCGGACCTTGTTTTTGATGGGGGCCGGGGTGAGGTAGGGGGCGTCGGTCTCAACGAGGAGCCGGTCTTCGGGGACCAGGGGGGCAAGTTCCCGTAAAAGGGCGCCTCGCTTCTGGATGGTCAGGATTCCCGTGATCCCGATATAATATCCCAGGTCCAGGTATTTGAACATCTCTTCTTTTGTCCCGGAAAAACAGTGGACCACGCCTTTCCTGGTTTTGGGTGCCTCTGCCTTCAGGATTTCATAAAACCGGCCCTTGGAGTCCCGTTCGTGGAAGATCAGGGGCAGGTCCAGTTCCGATGCAATGCCTAACTGGGCGCAAAAACAGTCTTCCTGGTCTTTTTGGGGGGAATACATCCGGTTGAAATCAAGGCCTGTTTCTCCCCAGGCTTTAATGCAGTCATTTTTTTGGGCCATGGCAATGAGGGTGTCTATAACCTGGGAAGAACAGGTTGAGGCATCATGGGGGTGAATGCCGGCCGAGGTGACGATATTGTCCCGGCCTTTGGCAATGGCAACGGCCTTTCGGGTGGTTTCAAGGTTAATGCCCACAAGCATCAGGGCGGTTACGCCTTCCTGCTTTGCCCGGTTAAAAACCGAGTCTATATCTTTGTCATAGGAGCTATCGTCAAGGTGGCAGTGGGAGTCAAATAGAATCATGATATCAAGCCTGAAGTTAACCCCGTAAAGTCAAAAAGCAATACAGGGCAGATTGTTGAGAATGGTTGTTTTTTGTATTTTCAATTGTCTATTTTCCATTCCCGGTTTACAAATTAAAGCCTTCACTGTTTGGAAGAAGCCGGTTTACGGTTTTCAGTGAAGGCTTGGTGTAAGAAAAACTGTTGTCAGCACTCCTTGACACAGGCCGGTTATATCAGTAAATTCAGTTCCAGTCAATTATGGACCCCATGAACAGTAGATGGATATGAATCTGGAAATTGAGAAAAAGCCGATTATCAGGATGTTCAATGTCAGCAAGCAGTACGGTACCAAGCTGGCATTAAAAGATATCACCCTTGAAATTGAGCCGGGGGAGTTCATCTTTGTTTCCGGTGCTTCAGGTGCAGGCAAGTCCACCCTGCTCAAGGTGCTGTACCTGGCTGAAAAAGCCACAAGGGGCCAGATCATCATCGGCGGCATGAACCTGGATCGGATTTCTTCTTTTAAACTGCCTTTCCTGCGCCGCAAATTCGGCATGATCTTTCAGGATTTCAAGCTTATCCCAACCAGGACCGTGTTTGAAAATGTGGCCCTGGTCCTGGAAGCTGCCGGTGAAAAGCCGTCTATTATCAAAAAACGGGTGATGAAGGTTCTTGAAAGTACGGGCATGGAAACAAAGACAAGGGCTTTGCCGCCGACCCTGTCCGGTGGAGAACAGCAGCGGGTGGCCGTTGCCAGGGCAGTGGTCGGGGAGCCGGAGATCATCCTGGCTGACGAGCCCACTGGCAGCCTGGATGACAAATCGGCCAAGCTGGTCCTTGACGCCCTCATGGGATATCATAAAAAAGGCGCCACTGTGCTCATGGCCAGCCATAACATTTTTCTGCTGGAAACCATGGTCAGGGGAAGAAATATCGCTCTGGAGCAGGGAGAATTGGTGAAAACGGCAACCATGTTGTAAGAGGAATTCCATGACCCGATCTATAAAAAAGGCCCTGGCTGATATTCGATCGAACCGGTTTATGAATTTTATCACCATTATCACCATCTCG encodes:
- a CDS encoding cell division ATP-binding protein FtsE; protein product: MDMNLEIEKKPIIRMFNVSKQYGTKLALKDITLEIEPGEFIFVSGASGAGKSTLLKVLYLAEKATRGQIIIGGMNLDRISSFKLPFLRRKFGMIFQDFKLIPTRTVFENVALVLEAAGEKPSIIKKRVMKVLESTGMETKTRALPPTLSGGEQQRVAVARAVVGEPEIILADEPTGSLDDKSAKLVLDALMGYHKKGATVLMASHNIFLLETMVRGRNIALEQGELVKTATML
- a CDS encoding TatD family hydrolase; amino-acid sequence: MILFDSHCHLDDSSYDKDIDSVFNRAKQEGVTALMLVGINLETTRKAVAIAKGRDNIVTSAGIHPHDASTCSSQVIDTLIAMAQKNDCIKAWGETGLDFNRMYSPQKDQEDCFCAQLGIASELDLPLIFHERDSKGRFYEILKAEAPKTRKGVVHCFSGTKEEMFKYLDLGYYIGITGILTIQKRGALLRELAPLVPEDRLLVETDAPYLTPAPIKNKVR